The DNA sequence ATGAATTTGTTCTCACACTGGTTCCTCCAGTTGAAAAATAAACGTATCTAATCCGCTGCTGCCCACCAAAAACCGGAGCGTATCATAATGAAAAATAAAGATATCCGATGGATACAACGGTTTTTAAATTACAAGAAAGGATTGTCTCAGATTAAAAGCGCTGTTGATCTTGTCATTCATGGTAAAGTACTATCACTTTTATTCCTGAACAAACTGCTCCTTGAAATCGATGATCTTTTGCTGCCATATACATTCGATATTTCCATATTTGCTGACATTGATAATCAGGATTTAATCGACCATATCAAACGTGTCGGAATGATTTTTTATGAAAAACCATTCCAGGATTCTACGGCGGCAAAGACAGATTGATCTAAAAAATACGCAGATGCACGCGGAATAAAAACAATAATCAAAAAATATAAAGTTTGCGATAATTAGCGTAATTTAAGATGAATTAAGATTTTTGAGGAAGGATATAACATCTCTGAAATTATATTGAAAACAGATATGCCAGATAAAGCCGCCAGGGTCTTGATTGAGACGTTGGAAGCAGAATCTTTTCGTCTGAAATATAGTGTGCAACTTGCAAAAAAACGCCTTTCGAAATTTGAAATGAAATACAACGTTACTTCGGAAAAATTTATCAATGAATGGAGCGCGGATGATTTGGAAGGCAAGGATATGGAATACACCGAATGGGCTGGTGAATATAAACTTTCTGAACGTCTGAATGATCGTTTGAAAGCATTGAAAAGCATCCATCATGTCCCTTCGTGATTATTTT is a window from the Bacteroidota bacterium genome containing:
- a CDS encoding nucleotidyltransferase domain-containing protein, with product MKNKDIRWIQRFLNYKKGLSQIKSAVDLVIHGKVLSLLFLNKLLLEIDDLLLPYTFDISIFADIDNQDLIDHIKRVGMIFYEKPFQDSTAAKTD